Proteins co-encoded in one Bacillus paramycoides genomic window:
- a CDS encoding MBL fold metallo-hydrolase, with product MQQIKKIENSFWYMTPVSETDRPILGMVVGQEKTLMIDAGNSEEHAQLFLEMLKEQNVSSPDFVALTHWHWDHIFGLPVLQDALTIAHDETKKEMQSLVSYEWTDEALDARVKEGTEIEFCADCIKKEFEEKARNIKIIPPVLTFQDQIELDLGGVTCVLKHVGGDHAHDSVVIYVKEEKILFLGDCIYADIFSSKWNYTTKRTFKLIEELESFDAETYILSHGTAISRDEFLQEMYLLKTVGTYTEAHKGDEENIKEAYKRDINRELNEDEIETITFFVNGYEMNNL from the coding sequence ATGCAACAAATTAAAAAAATAGAAAACTCATTTTGGTATATGACACCGGTTTCTGAAACAGATAGACCGATTTTAGGAATGGTCGTTGGACAAGAAAAAACTTTAATGATAGATGCAGGGAATTCAGAAGAACATGCACAATTATTTTTAGAAATGCTAAAAGAACAAAATGTATCAAGTCCGGATTTCGTAGCATTAACACATTGGCACTGGGATCATATTTTTGGATTGCCTGTACTACAAGATGCATTAACTATTGCTCATGATGAAACAAAAAAGGAAATGCAGTCACTAGTATCTTATGAATGGACAGATGAAGCGTTAGACGCACGCGTAAAAGAGGGTACTGAAATTGAATTTTGTGCGGATTGTATCAAGAAAGAGTTTGAAGAAAAAGCGAGAAATATTAAAATTATTCCTCCGGTCTTAACGTTCCAAGATCAGATTGAATTAGACCTTGGTGGAGTGACATGCGTATTAAAACATGTCGGCGGAGATCATGCACATGATTCAGTTGTTATTTACGTGAAAGAAGAAAAGATATTGTTTTTAGGAGACTGTATATATGCAGATATCTTTTCTTCAAAGTGGAATTATACGACGAAACGAACGTTTAAATTAATAGAAGAGTTGGAGTCGTTTGATGCTGAAACTTATATCCTTTCTCATGGGACAGCCATAAGTCGGGATGAATTTTTACAAGAGATGTATTTGCTAAAAACAGTAGGAACATATACAGAAGCTCATAAAGGCGATGAAGAGAATATAAAGGAAGCGTATAAACGAGACATAAATAGAGAATTAAATGAAGATGAAATAGAAACAATAACGTTTTTTGTAAATGGTTATGAAATGAATAATTTGTAA
- a CDS encoding DUF2441 domain-containing protein: MYEQEFYAYHIVTRKKMKMGQIIHFDKNQTNTLFHFFFEREHLNSNSKDAIQILKEHYTNEEIHIKNENATVVMDYMDQTIRAVRETIVEMVRLQEYPDYPSRLSCLYAARSYEDALKWKALFDFYNREVLQIVKLRVIGHCFEGNGNLLPKEDGIPFSQKIEQAREYWKGNFSNELPELLSNGKIEVMEIIDDFSEVYI; encoded by the coding sequence TTGTATGAACAAGAGTTTTACGCATACCACATCGTTACAAGGAAAAAAATGAAGATGGGACAAATCATACATTTCGATAAAAATCAAACAAATACCCTATTTCATTTCTTTTTTGAAAGAGAACATTTAAATTCTAACAGTAAAGATGCTATACAAATTTTGAAAGAACATTATACAAATGAAGAAATACATATAAAGAATGAAAATGCTACAGTAGTTATGGATTATATGGATCAAACAATTAGAGCCGTTAGAGAAACAATTGTGGAGATGGTTAGGCTACAAGAGTATCCTGATTATCCGTCAAGATTGTCTTGTTTATATGCTGCAAGGAGCTATGAAGATGCTTTGAAATGGAAAGCATTATTTGATTTCTATAATCGAGAAGTTTTGCAGATTGTTAAACTACGAGTGATAGGACATTGTTTTGAAGGCAACGGAAATCTTTTACCGAAAGAAGACGGTATTCCTTTCTCTCAAAAAATTGAACAAGCTAGAGAGTACTGGAAAGGAAACTTCAGTAATGAACTTCCTGAGTTACTAAGCAATGGAAAAATTGAAGTGATGGAAATTATTGATGATTTTTCCGAAGTTTATATTTAA
- a CDS encoding ABC transporter permease, producing MLFKLSRHSMKKMLKDYMVLLIGLVISISIFYMFQTMAMNSEFTKDNSLISSIRLVFWVGAILLSFITVFYIIYANSFLLTLRRKELGMYMMLGAKKKKVAQLLFIETFGMGIVSIIIGILVGMLLASVAGNFLMNGMEISAKGSYSSVYTPAILVTAIFFLILFFITGLMNSIRLLRKTELELIREDETLDEVKKSKTRIIIMTVLGVLLVSTGYYFMINVKIYAELGFIIATIVTTLGTYFIFSSLLPFFVMKIKGNKKRNETGLNSFTYAQLRFRVNSLSRVLGTVAMLIALGAGAMTAGMAFQKNVGIMTDLSRVYDVAIHDPNEQDTAALKEMEIVEESRYKYKVDGEAVYYLRNDLVAKPPLISERFDTKTLKEPARKRVAEPLTEPVYSALEVPEAANKLPRMPRDWEDVIVREIQITHNQFNGKPVRIADEEHYKEIQGTEHSVTLAKVDDMKKYKPLLIEIDKRQKEQIEKTTGTKVDLFTKMTIYQFMNSFMSGTMFMGFFLGIAFLAMMASSLMFKILTGASRDVRRYEMLRKIGVRRSMLTKSIYKEISYLFIFPAIIGISHVLVGLNLFSFILVDPFVKVWVPIGIFLVIYFIYYWITVQLYKGMVMPKEEVAK from the coding sequence ATGTTATTCAAATTATCACGTCATAGTATGAAAAAGATGTTAAAAGATTATATGGTTTTACTTATTGGCCTCGTTATTAGTATTAGTATTTTCTACATGTTCCAAACGATGGCGATGAATAGTGAATTTACGAAAGATAATAGTCTTATTAGTAGTATTAGACTCGTATTCTGGGTAGGTGCCATACTATTATCCTTCATTACTGTATTTTATATTATATATGCCAATTCTTTCTTACTCACATTAAGAAGAAAAGAACTCGGTATGTATATGATGCTTGGCGCGAAAAAGAAAAAAGTAGCACAGTTATTATTTATTGAAACATTCGGTATGGGGATTGTAAGTATTATTATCGGTATTTTAGTAGGGATGTTACTTGCAAGTGTAGCAGGAAATTTTTTAATGAATGGTATGGAAATTTCAGCAAAAGGTAGTTATTCATCTGTATATACACCAGCAATCTTAGTTACAGCTATTTTCTTCTTAATACTATTTTTTATTACTGGTTTAATGAATAGCATCCGATTATTACGTAAAACAGAATTGGAGTTAATTCGTGAAGATGAAACGCTAGATGAAGTAAAGAAAAGTAAAACTCGCATTATAATAATGACAGTACTTGGTGTATTACTAGTAAGTACAGGGTACTATTTTATGATCAATGTAAAAATATATGCTGAATTAGGTTTTATTATAGCAACCATCGTTACAACACTTGGAACATATTTTATCTTTAGTTCATTGCTCCCATTTTTTGTGATGAAAATTAAAGGAAATAAAAAACGAAATGAAACGGGCTTAAATAGTTTTACATATGCACAGCTACGATTTCGAGTAAATAGCTTATCGAGAGTACTAGGTACGGTAGCGATGTTAATTGCATTAGGAGCAGGTGCGATGACTGCAGGTATGGCTTTCCAAAAAAATGTAGGTATTATGACGGACCTTTCTCGTGTATATGATGTTGCAATTCATGATCCAAACGAACAAGATACAGCAGCATTAAAAGAAATGGAAATTGTTGAAGAAAGCAGGTACAAGTATAAAGTAGATGGGGAAGCGGTGTATTACTTACGTAACGACTTAGTAGCGAAACCACCACTAATTTCCGAACGCTTTGATACGAAAACTTTAAAAGAACCTGCGCGTAAACGGGTGGCTGAACCTTTAACTGAACCCGTATATTCTGCTTTGGAAGTTCCGGAAGCAGCGAATAAGCTTCCTCGTATGCCAAGAGATTGGGAAGATGTGATTGTAAGAGAAATACAAATTACACATAATCAATTTAACGGAAAACCTGTAAGAATTGCAGATGAAGAGCATTACAAAGAAATTCAAGGAACGGAACATAGTGTAACATTAGCAAAAGTAGATGATATGAAAAAATATAAACCGTTGTTAATTGAAATAGACAAGAGACAAAAAGAACAAATTGAAAAAACAACAGGTACAAAAGTAGACTTATTTACGAAAATGACAATTTATCAGTTTATGAACAGTTTCATGAGTGGAACAATGTTTATGGGGTTTTTCCTCGGAATTGCCTTTTTAGCAATGATGGCAAGTTCTCTTATGTTCAAAATATTAACAGGTGCTTCTCGTGACGTACGCCGTTATGAAATGTTACGAAAAATCGGTGTGAGACGTAGTATGTTAACGAAAAGTATTTATAAAGAAATTTCATATTTATTTATCTTCCCAGCAATTATTGGAATTTCCCACGTGTTAGTAGGGCTTAACTTATTTAGCTTTATATTAGTTGACCCGTTTGTAAAAGTGTGGGTGCCGATAGGGATTTTCTTAGTCATTTATTTCATCTATTACTGGATAACTGTCCAACTTTATAAAGGTATGGTAATGCCGAAAGAAGAGGTAGCTAAATAG
- a CDS encoding ABC transporter permease subunit, which produces MLMRIVKWCGVTCLQLVAAILCIICLGALPRLFKGLQINLIGFWNTIVFLGGKLLQPGEITYGFWDSRKLFPQIWIHYIETMIVFIAAFLLSLLIAYVLVVWVLQRSHMKQKMWNGIFLTLESIPDILLILLSQLLVVILFQKTGFMPVKLAGLGEERIRLLPIICLTIPTTLLFIKLLLLRFKEELEKDYSLFAKSKGLSLQHILTHHISRNVLLTTIYYAKTNILFMLSNLYIIEWIFNTYGMFVFVKENSKLEIFTVSLVILYVPLFILFRILHTLLQNVIKERV; this is translated from the coding sequence ATGTTGATGCGAATTGTTAAATGGTGTGGGGTTACTTGTTTACAGTTAGTAGCTGCTATTTTATGCATAATCTGCCTAGGTGCACTGCCACGTTTATTTAAGGGATTGCAAATTAATTTAATTGGTTTTTGGAACACGATTGTATTTCTTGGAGGGAAGTTACTTCAACCGGGTGAAATAACATATGGATTTTGGGACTCAAGAAAATTATTTCCGCAAATATGGATTCATTATATTGAAACGATGATTGTATTTATCGCAGCGTTTTTACTATCTTTGCTTATAGCGTATGTACTTGTCGTTTGGGTATTGCAGCGTTCTCATATGAAACAGAAAATGTGGAACGGGATTTTTCTTACGCTTGAGAGTATACCAGATATATTACTTATTTTATTATCACAACTTCTTGTCGTAATTCTTTTTCAAAAAACAGGATTTATGCCGGTCAAACTAGCTGGATTAGGGGAAGAAAGGATACGTTTATTACCGATTATATGTCTTACAATACCAACAACATTATTATTTATTAAATTATTGTTATTACGGTTTAAAGAAGAATTAGAGAAAGATTATAGTTTGTTTGCCAAGAGTAAAGGGTTAAGCTTACAGCATATTTTGACACATCATATTTCAAGAAATGTTTTATTGACCACAATTTATTATGCGAAAACAAATATATTATTTATGCTTTCCAATTTATATATTATTGAATGGATATTTAATACATATGGTATGTTTGTTTTTGTAAAAGAAAATTCTAAATTAGAAATATTTACAGTGAGTCTAGTAATATTATACGTACCGCTTTTTATACTATTTCGTATATTACATACGCTCTTACAAAATGTGATAAAGGAGCGTGTGTAA
- a CDS encoding ABC transporter ATP-binding protein codes for MSTNVVTVESVEKTYGKRNENQSKALRGVSLTIKEGEFVGIMGPSGSGKTTLLNVISTLDQATGGSVTIAGTNITSMNGNALSDFRSQKLGFIFQDFNLLENLSIYENIALPLSLQGVPSSEITGKVNEVAKKLGITEILTKYPTAVSGGQKQRTAAARALVHNPAIVLADEPTGALDSKNAKSLLEAMQDLHENHNVSILMVTHDAFSASYCERILFIQDGLLYKELKRQGTRENFYQDILGVLAHMGSATESK; via the coding sequence ATGTCAACAAATGTAGTTACTGTAGAAAGTGTAGAAAAAACGTATGGGAAAAGAAATGAGAATCAGTCAAAAGCGTTAAGGGGCGTATCATTAACTATTAAGGAAGGAGAATTCGTCGGGATTATGGGGCCTTCTGGATCTGGAAAAACGACTTTACTTAATGTGATTAGTACATTGGATCAAGCGACAGGTGGTAGTGTGACAATAGCTGGCACAAATATTACTTCTATGAATGGGAATGCATTGTCAGATTTTCGCTCTCAAAAATTAGGTTTCATTTTTCAAGATTTTAACTTACTTGAAAACTTATCAATTTATGAAAATATTGCTTTACCACTTTCTTTGCAAGGCGTACCTTCAAGTGAGATTACTGGAAAGGTGAATGAGGTTGCAAAGAAGTTAGGGATTACTGAAATTTTAACGAAATATCCAACTGCTGTTTCTGGGGGACAAAAGCAAAGAACAGCGGCAGCACGAGCTTTAGTACATAATCCAGCAATCGTATTAGCAGATGAACCGACAGGGGCGCTAGATAGTAAAAATGCAAAAAGCTTATTAGAAGCGATGCAAGATTTACATGAAAATCACAATGTAAGTATTTTAATGGTAACGCATGATGCATTTAGTGCGAGTTATTGTGAGCGTATATTATTTATTCAAGACGGCCTTTTATATAAAGAGCTAAAGCGTCAAGGAACACGAGAAAATTTCTATCAAGACATTTTAGGTGTGCTCGCTCATATGGGTTCAGCTACTGAGTCTAAGTAG
- a CDS encoding ZIP family metal transporter, protein MERLWIPMIVTFFSFGGLLLGGAVGIATRQLIEEKMHRLYALCGGILLGLLSLEIIPETFSSFEMIGPILGIAIGILVMRLLDTYCHPPMIHKKDQQAWQTFLFLSFAIFIHNLPSGFALGTAFINHADSAIPFLIAIVVHHIPEGLALIIPFLFTKHKYISFLLTTLLLSLILGTGTVFGILMEGKALHLQGLIMGSAIGSLGYVTIHEMLWKAKKQLSFLTFLTWATSGFFLIILFTLLAGHH, encoded by the coding sequence ATGGAACGATTATGGATTCCTATGATAGTTACATTTTTTTCATTCGGTGGATTACTATTAGGCGGTGCTGTTGGCATTGCTACACGCCAGCTAATTGAAGAGAAAATGCATCGTTTATACGCATTATGCGGCGGGATTTTGCTTGGCCTTTTATCCCTTGAAATTATTCCTGAAACATTTTCAAGCTTTGAAATGATTGGGCCTATACTTGGCATAGCTATCGGTATTTTAGTTATGAGGTTATTAGATACCTATTGTCATCCTCCAATGATACATAAAAAAGATCAACAAGCATGGCAAACTTTTCTTTTTCTCTCTTTCGCTATATTTATTCATAATTTGCCGAGTGGATTTGCTTTAGGTACAGCTTTTATTAATCATGCTGACTCTGCCATTCCTTTTTTAATAGCAATCGTCGTTCACCATATTCCTGAAGGCTTAGCATTAATTATTCCCTTCCTCTTTACAAAACATAAATATATTTCCTTTTTATTAACGACTTTATTACTTTCACTTATTCTCGGTACCGGTACTGTTTTTGGCATTTTAATGGAAGGCAAAGCTCTACATTTACAAGGGCTCATTATGGGGAGTGCTATCGGTTCACTTGGCTATGTTACAATTCATGAAATGCTTTGGAAGGCAAAGAAACAGCTCTCTTTCCTTACATTTTTAACATGGGCTACTAGCGGTTTTTTCCTCATAATTTTGTTTACTCTATTAGCTGGACATCACTAA
- a CDS encoding DUF2798 domain-containing protein encodes MPTTRKENLQFGMMMCLGMVIVMMFYNLLMNGTGGQIHIKEIALELIIGFIIALLIEICIVGPCAKKLVFALPFDKSEKVNIIIAMATTMVIGMVFFMSFYGMAMMYLHNGLHDESFVSMYFSIFIKNFIMAYPLQLIIMGPLVRFLFGKFVLKNKSVNVA; translated from the coding sequence TTGCCAACAACAAGAAAGGAAAACCTCCAGTTTGGTATGATGATGTGCCTTGGGATGGTTATTGTAATGATGTTTTATAATTTATTGATGAACGGAACAGGGGGACAAATTCATATTAAGGAGATTGCATTAGAACTAATAATTGGCTTCATTATTGCACTATTAATTGAAATATGTATCGTTGGACCTTGTGCGAAAAAACTTGTCTTCGCGTTACCATTTGATAAATCTGAAAAAGTAAATATTATTATTGCGATGGCAACAACGATGGTAATCGGAATGGTGTTCTTCATGTCGTTTTATGGTATGGCTATGATGTATTTGCATAATGGGTTACATGATGAATCATTCGTTTCAATGTATTTCTCGATTTTTATTAAAAACTTCATTATGGCGTATCCATTACAATTAATTATTATGGGGCCGCTTGTGCGTTTCTTATTTGGAAAGTTTGTTTTGAAGAATAAATCTGTTAATGTAGCATAA
- the thrS gene encoding threonine--tRNA ligase, with the protein MKEQMIEIKFPDGSVKEFVKGITLEEIAGSISSSLKKKAVAGKVNDQLYDLRRNIEGNAEIEIVAIDSNEGIEIARHSAAHILAQAVKRLYGDIKLGVGPVIENGFYYDMDLPSSVNVEDLPKIEKEMKKIINENIKIERVEVSREEAKKLFQEMNDHLKLELLEAIPSGESVTLYKQGEFVDLCRGPHLPSTGYLKAFQLTHVSGAYWRGDSNNQVLQRIYGVAFSSQKELEEYLHFVEEAAKRNHRKLGSELELFMFSEEAPGMPFYLPKGQIIRNELEAFLREIQKEYKYQEVRTPFMMNQELWEKSGHWGHYKDNMYFSEVDNKSFALKPMNCPGHMLMFKNKLHSYRELPIRMCEFGQVHRHEFSGALNGLLRVRTFCQDDAHLFVTPEQIEDEIKSVMAQIDYVYKTFGFEYEVELSTRPEDSMGDDKLWEQAEASLENVLHSLNYKYRLNEGDGAFYGPKIDFHIKDALNRSHQCGTIQLDFQMPEKFDLNYIDEKNEKRRPVVIHRAVLGSLDRFLAILIEHFGGAFPAWVAPVQVKVIPVSNTVHVQYADEVADKLEHAGVRVERDVRDEKLGYKIREAQMQKVPYVLVIGDKEIENGAVNVRKYGEEKSEVVELNGFAESIKEEINNRK; encoded by the coding sequence ATGAAAGAACAAATGATTGAAATTAAATTTCCAGATGGTAGCGTTAAAGAATTTGTAAAAGGAATTACTTTAGAAGAAATTGCTGGATCCATTAGCAGTAGTTTAAAAAAGAAAGCAGTCGCAGGGAAAGTAAATGATCAGTTATATGATTTACGCCGAAATATTGAAGGAAATGCGGAAATAGAAATTGTTGCTATAGATTCAAATGAAGGGATAGAAATTGCAAGACACTCCGCGGCACATATTTTAGCGCAAGCTGTAAAAAGATTGTATGGTGATATAAAACTTGGAGTAGGGCCTGTGATTGAAAATGGTTTTTATTATGATATGGATCTTCCGAGTAGTGTAAATGTAGAAGATTTACCGAAAATCGAAAAAGAAATGAAAAAAATTATAAATGAAAATATAAAAATAGAGCGAGTTGAAGTTTCACGAGAAGAGGCAAAAAAATTGTTTCAAGAAATGAATGATCATCTGAAATTAGAATTGTTAGAGGCAATTCCTAGTGGGGAAAGTGTAACACTATATAAACAAGGTGAATTTGTAGATCTATGTAGAGGACCACATTTACCGTCAACAGGCTATTTGAAAGCCTTCCAATTAACTCACGTTTCAGGTGCATATTGGCGAGGAGATAGTAACAATCAAGTGCTTCAGCGTATATATGGCGTTGCATTCTCTTCTCAAAAAGAATTAGAAGAGTATTTACATTTCGTTGAAGAAGCAGCAAAGAGAAATCATCGCAAATTAGGTAGTGAGCTGGAGTTATTTATGTTTTCTGAAGAGGCTCCTGGAATGCCATTTTATTTACCGAAAGGACAGATTATCCGAAATGAATTAGAAGCATTTTTAAGAGAAATTCAAAAAGAGTATAAGTATCAAGAAGTACGTACTCCGTTTATGATGAACCAAGAGTTATGGGAGAAATCCGGACACTGGGGACATTACAAAGACAATATGTATTTCTCTGAAGTGGATAATAAAAGCTTCGCATTAAAACCGATGAACTGCCCAGGACATATGTTAATGTTCAAAAATAAATTACACTCTTATCGCGAATTGCCAATTCGTATGTGTGAGTTCGGCCAGGTACACCGACATGAATTTAGCGGGGCATTAAATGGATTATTAAGAGTACGTACTTTCTGCCAAGATGATGCTCATTTATTTGTAACACCAGAACAAATTGAAGATGAAATTAAATCCGTAATGGCGCAAATTGATTACGTTTATAAAACTTTTGGATTCGAATATGAAGTAGAGCTTTCTACTCGTCCAGAAGATTCAATGGGGGATGATAAGTTATGGGAGCAAGCAGAAGCGTCATTAGAAAATGTATTACATTCATTGAATTATAAATATAGACTAAATGAAGGTGACGGTGCATTTTACGGACCGAAAATCGATTTTCATATTAAAGACGCTTTAAATAGAAGTCATCAGTGCGGTACAATCCAGCTAGATTTCCAAATGCCAGAGAAGTTTGATTTAAATTATATAGATGAGAAGAATGAAAAGAGAAGACCAGTTGTTATTCACAGGGCAGTATTAGGATCTTTAGATCGTTTCTTAGCGATATTAATTGAGCACTTTGGAGGTGCATTCCCGGCATGGGTGGCACCAGTTCAGGTGAAGGTCATTCCAGTTTCGAATACAGTCCATGTACAATACGCAGATGAGGTTGCAGATAAATTAGAACATGCTGGCGTTCGTGTAGAACGAGATGTACGAGATGAAAAATTAGGATATAAAATAAGAGAAGCACAAATGCAAAAGGTTCCTTATGTTCTTGTTATTGGGGATAAGGAAATAGAGAACGGAGCTGTAAATGTACGTAAATATGGGGAAGAAAAATCAGAAGTTGTTGAACTAAATGGATTTGCGGAAAGTATAAAAGAGGAAATAAATAATCGGAAATAG
- the rluF gene encoding 23S rRNA pseudouridine(2604) synthase RluF, protein MRINKFISEAGKASRRGADKLINERRVIINGKVAKIGDQVNPGDDVRVNGEQLRIARDHVYIALNKPVGITCTSEKSVKGNIIDLVNHPLRISHIGRLDKDSDGLILLTNDGDIVNEILRAENKHEKEYIVSVDKPITPDFLEKMAAGVKILGTKTLPCEITQLSKYEFKIILTQGLNRQIRRMCEALGYQVYTLKRTRIMNIELNNLPVGQWRDLTKKEKRRLFSDLNYEPQDW, encoded by the coding sequence TTGCGTATCAATAAATTTATTAGTGAAGCTGGAAAAGCGTCTCGACGTGGAGCAGATAAATTAATTAATGAGAGAAGAGTAATTATTAACGGTAAGGTTGCAAAAATTGGTGACCAAGTAAATCCAGGTGATGATGTACGTGTAAATGGAGAGCAACTTCGTATTGCTCGAGATCACGTATATATCGCTTTAAATAAACCAGTAGGTATTACATGTACAAGTGAAAAATCAGTAAAAGGTAATATTATCGATTTAGTGAATCATCCATTACGAATTAGTCACATTGGACGTCTTGATAAAGACTCAGACGGTCTAATTTTGTTAACGAATGATGGTGATATCGTTAATGAAATTTTACGTGCTGAAAACAAACATGAGAAAGAATATATCGTTTCAGTAGATAAGCCAATTACACCTGATTTCTTAGAAAAAATGGCAGCTGGTGTGAAAATTTTAGGAACGAAAACTCTTCCTTGTGAGATCACACAGTTATCAAAATATGAGTTCAAAATTATTTTAACACAAGGGTTGAATCGCCAAATTCGCCGTATGTGTGAAGCTTTAGGTTATCAAGTATATACGTTAAAACGTACGAGAATTATGAATATTGAATTGAATAATTTACCCGTTGGACAGTGGAGAGATTTAACTAAGAAAGAGAAACGCCGTCTATTTTCAGACTTAAATTACGAACCACAAGATTGGTAA
- a CDS encoding ABC transporter permease subunit gives MWQVVKRDVRFWIGITFLSVLMIVSIGYTVFFDGNIRELTMMYNEKGELEAAPFSPSSKFWFGSDVKGRDLVQLIIEGAKWTVGASVIIAILRVIVGGGIGLLLGMYGKCSFPVISSFFDPFSIVPMVMISYFMLNEVLTFDSGAEVVPLYLRVAFQIIVLVCLAVPTVMLYVAQEVKRMKKEEFMLAATVLGGSKWHRLKRHIWPHMLPPFLLLVAQQFVSTLLLLLHLGLLQLFFGGTITFSGMDPDSVTKEWTGLIGQNFRHLTIHTWIVLIPIAFYSMTILSGNLISNSMQDAIKLGNVRIPKRKDKEVKVEKQVQSKMNDFSFYREVQK, from the coding sequence ATGTGGCAAGTTGTAAAAAGAGATGTGAGATTTTGGATAGGTATTACTTTTTTAAGTGTACTAATGATTGTTAGTATTGGATATACGGTGTTTTTTGATGGGAATATTCGCGAACTTACGATGATGTATAACGAAAAAGGAGAACTAGAGGCAGCTCCATTTTCACCATCAAGTAAATTTTGGTTTGGAAGTGATGTGAAAGGCCGTGACCTTGTTCAATTAATAATAGAAGGAGCGAAATGGACAGTTGGAGCGAGTGTAATTATAGCGATATTACGAGTTATAGTTGGAGGGGGAATTGGTTTACTTCTTGGTATGTATGGTAAATGTTCTTTTCCAGTTATTTCATCCTTTTTTGATCCTTTTAGTATTGTACCGATGGTTATGATTTCTTATTTTATGCTAAATGAAGTTTTAACGTTTGACAGTGGAGCAGAAGTTGTGCCGTTATATTTGCGTGTGGCATTTCAAATTATAGTTCTTGTATGTCTTGCTGTACCAACGGTTATGTTGTATGTAGCGCAAGAAGTAAAGCGTATGAAGAAAGAGGAATTTATGTTGGCAGCTACTGTGCTCGGTGGAAGTAAGTGGCATAGGTTGAAGCGCCATATATGGCCGCATATGTTACCACCATTTCTTTTATTAGTAGCTCAACAATTTGTGAGTACTTTATTGCTTCTTTTACACCTTGGTTTGTTGCAATTATTTTTTGGTGGAACTATAACCTTCAGTGGAATGGATCCAGATAGTGTAACAAAAGAATGGACGGGCCTAATTGGTCAAAACTTCCGTCACTTAACTATACATACATGGATTGTACTTATACCAATTGCTTTTTATAGTATGACGATCTTGTCAGGCAATCTGATTAGTAACAGTATGCAAGATGCGATTAAACTAGGAAATGTAAGGATACCGAAGAGGAAAGACAAAGAAGTGAAAGTAGAGAAGCAAGTACAATCTAAAATGAATGATTTTTCTTTCTATAGAGAGGTACAAAAATAA
- a CDS encoding immunity protein Imm33 domain-containing protein: MSWYLDNVYELNKGAPYTFYLPSSEVLEKLKIGDLVKLIFVTKNEEEDGFNGERMWVEITERNEKKFEGELSNEPYRLDLKIGDKISFVIENICDTEYHDPSSKYWDFYFDTKVIVSNDVLEKREFNFMLKEDSREDGDSGWSILSGYESDDYVNDPKNFQIISIGVILNIDDSILKFLEEPPLCAYERNDEGRFYKIEDYDWNAYLNG; this comes from the coding sequence ATGTCTTGGTACTTAGATAATGTTTATGAATTAAATAAAGGAGCACCATATACATTTTACCTTCCTAGCTCAGAAGTGTTGGAGAAATTAAAGATTGGAGATTTGGTAAAGTTAATTTTTGTAACTAAAAATGAGGAAGAAGATGGGTTTAATGGTGAAAGAATGTGGGTAGAAATCACTGAAAGAAATGAGAAGAAGTTTGAAGGGGAACTGAGCAATGAACCATATCGATTAGATTTAAAAATAGGTGATAAAATTTCATTTGTAATCGAAAATATATGTGATACGGAATATCATGATCCATCTTCAAAATATTGGGATTTTTATTTTGATACGAAGGTAATTGTTAGTAATGATGTACTTGAAAAAAGAGAATTTAACTTTATGCTTAAAGAGGATTCAAGAGAAGATGGTGATTCGGGTTGGTCAATATTAAGTGGCTATGAAAGTGATGACTATGTAAATGATCCTAAAAACTTTCAAATTATTTCAATTGGAGTCATATTGAATATAGATGATTCTATTTTGAAATTTCTCGAGGAACCACCGTTATGTGCATATGAAAGAAATGATGAAGGTAGATTCTATAAAATTGAAGACTATGATTGGAATGCATATTTAAATGGATAG